One genomic window of Nerophis lumbriciformis linkage group LG31, RoL_Nlum_v2.1, whole genome shotgun sequence includes the following:
- the LOC140677446 gene encoding collagen alpha-3(VI) chain-like, which produces MSHILCTTVDRQPVGRDVVFLLDGSDTTRNGFSAMRDFVQRVLETLNVDDNRDRVSVVQYSRDAAVQFYLNTYTTKGEILESVRALRHKGGRPLNTGAAFQYLRDNVFTASAGSRRLEGVPQVLILLSGGRSFDSVDASAAALKQLGVLIFAIGTRGSDSRELQKIAHDTSYALSVTEFSDLPSIQQQLQSSVNTVVIDVTPESPPVIAESDAKKDIVFLLDGSDGTRNGFPAMRDFVERVVKKLNVGANRDRVSVVQYSRDAEVQFYLNTYTSRDAIGDAVRGLRHRGGRPLNTGSALQYVRDNIFTNSSGSRHQQGVPQILILLNGGRSSDSIDIPASALKQQGIFTISIGTQSSDNNELQKISYDPSFSLSVPELTDLPNVQDQLSSVMSRVLRAVPRTPTVTVDRQPVGRDVVFLLDGSDTTRNGFSAMRDFVQRSVETLNVDDNRDRVSVVQYSRDAAVQFYLNTYTTKGEILEIVRRLRHKGGRPLNTGAALQYLRDNVFTASAGSRRLEGVPQVLILLSGGRSFDSVDASAAALKQLGVLIFAIGTRGSDSRQLQKIAHDTRYALSVAEFSDLPSVQQQFQSSVDTVVIDVISKSPPVIEKA; this is translated from the exons ATGTCTCACATTTTGTGTACCACAGTGGACAGACAGCCAGTCGGAAGAGATGTTGTTTTCTTGTTGGATGGATCTGACACCACAAGAAATGGATTTTCAGCTATGAGAGACTTTGTCCAACGAGTATTAGAGACACTTAACGTGGACGACAACAGAGATCGTGTCTCAGTAGTTCAGTACAGCAGAGACGCAGCTGTCCAGTTCTATCTGAACACATACACGACAAAGGGCGAGATCCTTGAAAGTGTCAGAGCTCTGAGGCACAAAGGCGGAAGACCCCTCAACACGGGAGCAGCTTTCCAGTACTTGAGGGATAATGTCTTCACAGCCTCTGCCGGCAGCAGGCGGCTTGAGGGAGTTCCACAGGTCTTAATTTTGCTAAGCGGTGGAAGGTCTTTTGACAGCGTTGATGCATCAGCTGCTGCTCTCAAACAGCTGGGAGTGCTGATATTTGCAATCGGAACCAGGGGCTCCGATAGCAGAGAACTGCAGAAGATAGCCCACGATACCAGCTATGCTCTGTCTGTGACTGAATTCTCTGACCTACCAAGTATCCAGCAACAGCTCCAGTCCTCCGTGAATACTGTGGTGATTGACGTCACCCCAGAATCACCACCAGTCATTG CTGAAAGCGATGCCAAAAAGGATATTGTATTCCTTCTTGATGGCTCAGATGGCACAAGGAATGGTTTCCCTGCCATGCGTGATTTTGTTGAAAGAGTGGTAAAGAAACTCAATGTGGGAGCAAACAGAGACCGTGTTTCTGTGGTCCAGTACAGCAGAGATGCAGAGGTCCAATTCTATCTGAACACGTACACCTCAAGAGATGCTATAGGGGATGCAGTCAGAGGGCTCAGACACAGAGGAGGCAGACCTCTCAATACAGGGTCTGCCCTCCAATACGTCAGAGACAACATTTTTACAAACTCCTCTGGTAGTAGACACCAACAGGGTGTTCCACAAATCTTAATCCTGCTAAATGGCGGAAGGTCTTCTGACAGCATTGACATCCCAGCATCTGCTCTCAAACAGCAGGGCATCTTTACAATCAGCATTGGAACACAGAGCTCTGACAACAACGAACTTCAGAAGATTTCTTATGATCCGAGCTTTTCTCTGTCCGTGCCTGAGCTCACTGACCTTCCCAATGTCCAAGATCAGCTTTCCTCTGTAATGAGCAGAGTCCTAAGGGCAGTGCCCAGGACACCCACAGTGACTG TGGACAGACAGCCAGTCGGAAGAGATGTTGTTTTCTTGTTGGATGGATCTGACACCACAAGAAATGGATTTTCAGCTATGAGAGACTTTGTCCAACGATCAGTAGAGACACTTAACGTGGATGACAACAGAGATCGTGTCTCAGTAGTTCAGTACAGCAGAGACGCAGCTGTCCAGTTCTATCTGAACACATACACGACAAAAGGCGAGATCCTTGAAATTGTCAGACGTCTGAGGCACAAAGGCGGAAGACCCCTCAACACGGGAGCAGCTCTCCAGTACTTGAGGGATAATGTCTTCACAGCCTCTGCCGGCAGCAGGCGGCTTGAGGGAGTTCCACAGGTCCTAATTTTGCTAAGCGGTGGAAGGTCTTTTGACAGCGTTGATGCATCAGCTGCTGCTCTTAAACAACTGGGAGTGCTGATCTTTGCAATCGGAACCAGGGGCTCCGATAGCAGACAACTGCAGAAGATAGCCCACGATACCAGATATGCTCTGTCTGTGGCTGAATTCTCTGACCTACCAAGTGTTCAGCAACAGTTCCAGTCCTCAGTGGATACTGTGGTGATTGACGTCATCTCAAAATCACCACCAGTCATTG AAAAGGCTTGA
- the LOC140677447 gene encoding collagen alpha-3(VI) chain-like, with protein MRDFVQRVVETLNVDDNRDRVSVVQYSRDAAVQFYLNTYLTKGEILESVRGQRHKGGRPLNTGAALQYLRDNVFTASAGSRRLEGVPQVLILLSGGRSFDSVDASAAALKQLGVLIFAIGTRGSDSRELQKIAHDTSYALSVTEFSDLPSIQQQLQSSVNTVVIDVTPESPPVIAESDAKKDIVFLLDGSDGTRNGFPAMRDFVERVVKKLNVGANRDRVSVVQYSRDAEVQFYLNTYTSRDAIGDAVRGLRHRGGRPLNTGSALQYVRDNIFTNSSGSRHQQGVPQILILLNGGRSSDSIDIPASALKQQGIFTISIGTQSSDNNELQKISYDPSFSLSVPELTDLPNVQDQLSSVMSRVLRAVPRTPTVTGKPDIHPKHVAA; from the exons ATGAGAGACTTTGTCCAACGAGTGGTAGAGACACTTAACGTGGACGACAACAGAGATCGTGTCTCAGTAGTTCAGTACAGCAGAGACGCAGCTGTCCAGTTCTATCTGAACACATACTTGACAAAGGGCGAGATCCTTGAAAGTGTCAGAGGTCAGAGGCACAAAGGCGGAAGACCCCTCAACACGGGAGCAGCTCTCCAGTACTTGAGGGATAATGTCTTCACAGCCTCTGCCGGCAGCAGGCGGCTTGAGGGAGTTCCACAGGTCCTAATTTTGCTAAGCGGTGGAAGGTCTTTTGACAGCGTTGATGCATCAGCTGCTGCTCTCAAACAGCTGGGAGTGCTGATCTTTGCAATCGGAACCAGGGGCTCCGATAGCAGAGAACTGCAGAAGATAGCCCACGATACCAGCTATGCTCTGTCTGTGACTGAATTCTCTGACCTACCAAGTATCCAGCAACAGCTCCAGTCCTCCGTGAATACTGTGGTGATTGACGTCACCCCAGAATCACCACCAGTCATTG CTGAAAGCGATGCCAAAAAGGATATTGTATTCCTTCTTGATGGCTCAGATGGCACAAGGAATGGTTTCCCTGCCATGCGTGATTTTGTTGAAAGAGTGGTAAAGAAACTCAATGTGGGAGCAAACAGAGACCGTGTCTCTGTGGTCCAGTACAGCAGAGATGCAGAGGTCCAGTTCTATCTGAACACGTACACCTCAAGAGATGCTATAGGGGATGCAGTCAGAGGGCTCAGACACAGAGGAGGCAGACCTCTCAATACAGGGTCTGCCCTCCAATACGTCAGAGACAACATCTTTACAAACTCCTCTGGTAGTAGGCACCAACAAGGTGTTCCACAAATCTTAATCCTGCTAAATGGCGGAAGGTCTTCTGACAGCATTGACATCCCAGCATCTGCTCTCAAACAGCAGGGCATCTTTACAATCAGCATTGGAACACAGAGCTCTGACAACAACGAACTCCAGAAGATTTCTTATGATCCGAGCTTTTCTCTGTCCGTGCCTGAGCTCACTGACCTTCCCAATGTCCAAGATCAGCTTTCCTCTGTAATGAGCAGAGTCCTAAGGGCAGTGCCCAGGACACCCACAGTGACTGGTAAGCCAGATATACATCCCAAACACGTGGCAGCATGA
- the LOC140677448 gene encoding collagen alpha-3(VI) chain-like produces the protein MRDFVQRVVETLNVDDNRDRVSVVQYSRDAAVQFYLNTYTTKGEILESVRALRHKGGRPLNTGAAFQYLRDNVFTASAGSRRLEGVPQVLILLSGGRSFDSVDASAAALKQLGVLIFAIGTRGSDSRELQKIAHDTSYALSVTEFSDLPSIQQQLQSSVNTVVIDVTPESPPVIAESDAKKDIVFLLDGSDGTRNGFPAMRDFVERVVKKLNVGANRDRVSVVQYSRDAEVQFYLNTYTSRDAIGDAVRGLRHRGGRPLNTGSALQYVRDNIFTNSSGSRHQQGVPQILILLNGGRSSDSIDIPASALKQQGIFTISIGTQSSDINELQKISYDPSFSLSVPELTDLPNVQDQLSSVMSRVLRAVPRTPTVTGKPNIHPKHVAA, from the exons ATGAGAGACTTTGTCCAACGAGTAGTAGAGACACTTAACGTGGACGACAACAGAGATCGTGTCTCAGTAGTTCAGTACAGCAGAGACGCAGCTGTCCAGTTCTATCTGAACACATACACGACAAAGGGCGAGATCCTTGAAAGTGTCAGAGCTCTGAGGCACAAAGGCGGAAGACCCCTCAACACGGGAGCAGCTTTCCAGTACTTGAGGGATAATGTCTTCACAGCCTCTGCCGGCAGCAGGCGGCTTGAGGGAGTTCCACAGGTCTTAATTTTGCTAAGCGGTGGAAGGTCTTTTGACAGCGTTGATGCATCAGCTGCTGCTCTCAAACAGCTGGGAGTGCTGATCTTTGCAATCGGAACCAGGGGCTCCGATAGCAGAGAACTGCAGAAGATAGCCCACGATACCAGCTATGCTCTGTCTGTGACTGAATTCTCTGACCTACCAAGTATCCAGCAACAGCTCCAGTCCTCCGTGAATACTGTGGTGATTGACGTCACCCCAGAATCACCACCAGTCATTG CTGAAAGCGATGCCAAAAAGGATATTGTATTCCTTCTTGATGGCTCAGATGGCACAAGGAATGGTTTCCCTGCCATGCGTGATTTTGTTGAAAGAGTGGTAAAGAAACTCAATGTGGGAGCAAACAGAGACCGTGTTTCTGTGGTCCAGTACAGCAGAGATGCAGAGGTCCAGTTCTATCTGAACACGTACACCTCAAGAGATGCTATAGGGGATGCAGTCAGAGGGCTCAGACACAGAGGAGGCAGACCTCTCAATACAGGGTCTGCCCTCCAATACGTCAGAGACAACATCTTTACAAACTCCTCTGGTAGTAGGCACCAACAAGGTGTTCCACAAATCTTAATCCTGCTAAATGGCGGCAGGTCTTCTGACAGCATTGACATCCCAGCATCTGCTCTCAAACAGCAGGGCATCTTTACAATCAGCATTGGAACACAGAGCTCTGACATCAACGAACTCCAGAAGATTTCTTATGATCCGAGCTTTTCTCTGTCCGTGCCTGAGCTCACTGACCTTCCCAATGTCCAAGATCAGCTTTCCTCTGTAATGAGCAGAGTCCTAAGGGCAGTGCCCAGGACACCCACAGTGACTGGTAAGCCAAATATACATCCCAAACACGTGGCAGCATGA